In the Neospora caninum Liverpool complete genome, chromosome Ia genome, one interval contains:
- a CDS encoding inositol-1,4,5-trisphosphate 5-phosphatase 2, related — protein sequence MACEDGSTREGSTLDSPHAWSHHKRQSAELPECGLANLVVDALFPDDDPDAPSAEENEKAEAGANEHLSVSARGRSGPVGTRWECRVVTPIIAASVDCFSAEGCGVVICEQPYSLFTYFNCCEVEYPPRGFGGYGYERISLRQYGSQMIEDEESERSQKRKSRPDTPNGDCDEDEELTKKTEKEPEIIELVRPKPGQDNRDKNATPIKIFVGTWNTEYQEFERHGPKPEERFCKTAKSLLDGKLKKDGARRISKDESYFSGHSTVHDVDTSSEGHDVVTLHINGEESDNDDVMTAVGEEEDEEEDGGEKKKNTSHLLKFNMEGHPLRDWIKAGYDVYVVTLQEVTNDSIFQAISEYLENENGEAFLRVDMGEGKISGLGKGAWTKMKSTSLACWIRESKLWPVGPIMPVDSKAFSFTVLNGSKGAVTVTLKVHKQLVCFVGCHLPASTKERGKARAFIRAKIAAMYSSEKNVDFTRVFHHILWAGDFNFRSQISSKRALELLRSGETSELATYDEGALESGKDMEMHGWMEAPVTFLPTYKKADNRPPLDMSQPDWVDKEYQVTMKKKGMLGTKTVDRPPSWCDRIFRWSLQELQYNLIAPKEEYFAAQPESPNILMASDHAPVGGGFELYPLDKKYQIPLTFMADPSEGLEAGDV from the exons ATGGCCTGTGAAGACGGGAGCACTCGAGAGGGTTCAACCCTAGACAGCCCGCACGCCTGGAGCCACCACAAGCGGCAGTCGGCGGAGTTACCGGAGTGCGGCTTGGCGAACTTAGTTGTCGACGCCTTATTTCCGGACGATGACCCAGATGCGCCTTcggcagaagagaacgagaaagcagaggcaggcgcgaacGAGCACCTGTCTGTCTCggcgcgaggacgcagcggACCAGTGGGGACCAGGTGGGAGTGTCGCGTCGTGACGCCTATCATTGCAGCGTCAGTCGACTGTTTTTCCGCCGAAGGCTGCGGCGTGGTCATTTGTGAACAGCCGTACTCCCTCTTCACGTACTTCAACTGTTGCGAGGTGGAGTATCCCCCGCGCGGGTTCGGGGGGTACGGCTACGAGAGGATTTCGCTCCGCCAGTATGGCAGTCAGATGATTGAAGACGAAGAATCAGAGAGGAGTCAAAAACGAAAGAGCAGACCTGACACACCCAACGGCGACTGtgacgaagatgaagaatTGACAAAAAAGACCGAGAAAGAGCCGGAAATAATCGAACTTGTACGGCCGAAACCTGGCCAAGACAACCGCGACAAAAATGCAACGCCGATCAAGATTTTCGTCGGCACCTG GAACACGGAGTACCAGGAGTTCGAGCGGCACGGCCCCAAGCCGGAAGAGCGTTTCTGCAAGACTGCCAAGTCTCTCCTCGACGGCAAACTGAAGAAGGATGGCGCCCGCAGAATTTCCAAGGATGAAAGCTACTTTTCTGGACACTCGACGGTTCACGACGTCGACACTTCCTCCGAAGGCCACGACGTCGTGACGCTTCACATTaacggggaagaaagcgacaacGACGATGTGATGACGGCAgtgggcgaggaggaagatgaggaggaagacggaggcgaaaagaaaaagaacacTTCACACCTTCTCAAATTCAACATGGAAGGCCACCCCCTAAGGGACTGGATCAAGGCTGGCTACGACGTCTACGTTGTCACACTGCAAGAAGTAACAA ATGACAGCATTTTCCAGGCCATCTCGGAGTACCTCGAGaacgagaacggcgaggcctTCTTGCGCGTCGACATGGGTGAAGGGAAGATCTCTGGCCTCGGCAAGGGCGCATGGACGAAAATGAAGTCCACCT CCCTCGCGTGCTGGATTCGGGAGTCCAAGCTCTGGCCAGTGGGCCCCATCATGCCCGTGGACTCGAAAGCCTTTTCCTTCA CTGTCCTGAACGGCAGCAAGGGCGCGGTGACGGTCACTCTGAAGGTTCACAAACAGCTGGTGTGTTTCGTCGGGTGCCATCTGCCTGCGTCGACCAAG GAgcgcgggaaggcgcgagcgtTCATTCGAGCAAAAATAGCGGCGATGTACAGTTCCGAGAAGAACGTCGACTTCACCCGTGTTTTCCACCACATCTTGTGGGCTGGCGACTTCAATTTCCGCTCCCAGATCTCGTCGAAGCGCGCCT TAGAGCTGCTGCGGTCaggcgagacgagcgaaCTCGCAACGTACGACGAAGGGGCGCTCGAATCCGGAAAAGACATGGAAATGCAC GGTTGGATGGAGGCTCCCGTCACCTTCCTGCCGACTTACAAGAAAGCTGATAACCGACCGCCTTTGGACATGTCCCAGCCGGACTGGGTAGACAAGGAATACCAAGTcacgatgaagaagaaagggatgCTCGGAACGAAGACTGTTGATCGCCCCCCGTCT TGGTGCGATCGCATCTTCCGCTGGTCACTGCAAGAGCTGCAGTACAACCTCATCGCGCCCAAAGAAGAGTATTTCGCTGCGCAGCCCGAATCGCCGA ATATTCTCATGGCCAGTGACCACGCCCCCGTCGGCGGCGGCTTCGAGCTGTACCCCCTGGACAAGAAATATCAGATTCCCCTGACGTTCATGGCAGATCCTTCGGAGGGGTTGGAAGCTGGAGACGTCTGA